One genomic window of Myxococcus virescens includes the following:
- a CDS encoding catalase, with translation MKLRKPSAKTRPTTLKSESLEPHRMHAVGKVLTTDQGIPISDTDNSLKAGIRGPTLLEDFHFREKMMRFDHERIPERAVHARGAGAHGYFQVYKSLEKYTQARFLTDPSLRTPVFVRFSTVGGSRGSADTVRDVRGFATKFYTEEGNFDLVGNNMPVFFIQDGIKFPDFVHAVKPEPHNEIPQASSAHDSLWDFVSLVPETTHMIMWLMSDRAIPRSFRMMEGFGVHTFRLVNAAGKANLVKFHWKPLLGNHALVWDEAQKLSGKDPDFHRRDLWESIERGDFPEYELGLQIIPEGDELKYGFDLLDATKLLPEELVPVQRVGKLTLNRNPDNFFAETEQVAFCVANIVPGIDFTNDPLMQARLFSYLDTQLTRLGGPNFAELPINKPVCPVTNHQQDGFGRQTIPTSRANYHPNSLGGGCPVLANPASAFRHTQERVEGHTIRARSGSFSDHFSQATLFYKSLSKPEQEHLVAALEFEVGKVERAEIRERVVNQILVNVDPELAVRVARAVGVTPPKATRPPKPSKAAAKKAAPSVEVSPALSMENSPHDSIRTRKIAALVSDGFAGKELDGVRKVLEERGATLELVGPTLSPVTSQEGREERPLRTFSTASSVMYDAVYVPGGEKSVAALRRAPLAVDFVREAYVHCKALALSADANTLLDAAGVRDLEAPPSKGLDATRGVVRSAKVETKGLGQLFAESIARRHWEREAPPPA, from the coding sequence ATGAAATTGCGCAAGCCCTCGGCGAAGACCCGGCCCACCACGCTCAAGAGCGAAAGCCTCGAACCCCACCGGATGCATGCGGTGGGGAAGGTCCTCACCACGGACCAGGGCATTCCCATCTCGGACACGGACAACTCGCTGAAGGCCGGCATCCGCGGCCCCACGCTCCTGGAGGACTTCCACTTCCGGGAGAAGATGATGCGCTTCGACCACGAGCGCATCCCGGAGCGCGCCGTCCACGCGCGTGGCGCGGGCGCCCACGGTTACTTCCAGGTCTACAAGTCGCTGGAGAAGTACACCCAGGCCCGCTTCCTCACCGACCCGTCCCTGCGCACGCCGGTGTTCGTGCGCTTCTCCACCGTGGGCGGCTCACGTGGCTCGGCGGACACCGTGCGTGACGTGCGCGGCTTCGCCACCAAGTTCTATACGGAGGAAGGCAACTTCGACCTGGTGGGCAACAACATGCCCGTCTTCTTCATCCAGGACGGCATCAAGTTCCCGGACTTCGTCCACGCGGTCAAACCCGAGCCGCACAACGAAATCCCCCAGGCGTCCTCGGCGCATGACTCGCTCTGGGACTTCGTCTCGCTCGTCCCCGAGACGACGCACATGATCATGTGGCTGATGTCGGACCGCGCCATTCCGCGCAGCTTCCGGATGATGGAGGGCTTCGGCGTCCACACCTTCCGGCTGGTCAACGCGGCCGGCAAGGCGAACCTGGTCAAGTTCCACTGGAAGCCGCTGCTGGGCAACCACGCGCTCGTGTGGGACGAGGCCCAGAAGCTGTCTGGCAAGGACCCGGACTTCCACCGCCGCGACCTCTGGGAGTCCATCGAGCGCGGTGACTTCCCCGAGTACGAGCTGGGGCTGCAAATCATCCCCGAAGGCGACGAGCTCAAGTACGGCTTCGACCTGCTGGACGCCACCAAGCTGCTCCCCGAGGAGCTGGTGCCGGTGCAGCGCGTGGGCAAGCTGACGCTCAACCGCAACCCGGACAACTTCTTCGCGGAGACGGAGCAGGTGGCCTTCTGCGTGGCCAACATCGTCCCCGGCATCGACTTCACCAATGACCCGCTGATGCAGGCGCGGCTCTTCTCGTACCTGGACACGCAGCTCACGCGGCTGGGCGGGCCCAACTTCGCGGAGCTGCCCATCAACAAGCCGGTGTGCCCCGTCACCAACCACCAGCAGGACGGCTTCGGGCGACAGACCATCCCCACGTCGCGCGCCAACTACCACCCCAACTCCCTGGGCGGCGGCTGCCCGGTGCTGGCGAACCCCGCGAGCGCTTTCCGCCACACCCAGGAGCGCGTGGAGGGCCACACGATTCGCGCGCGCAGCGGCAGCTTCAGCGACCACTTCAGCCAGGCCACCCTCTTCTACAAGAGCCTGTCGAAGCCGGAGCAGGAGCACCTCGTGGCCGCGCTCGAGTTCGAGGTCGGCAAGGTGGAGCGCGCGGAGATTCGCGAGCGCGTGGTGAACCAGATTCTGGTGAACGTGGACCCGGAGCTGGCCGTGCGCGTGGCGCGCGCCGTGGGCGTCACGCCGCCGAAGGCGACCAGGCCCCCCAAGCCGTCCAAGGCCGCGGCCAAGAAGGCGGCGCCCTCGGTGGAAGTGTCCCCGGCGCTGAGCATGGAGAACTCGCCGCATGACTCCATCCGGACGCGGAAGATCGCGGCCCTGGTATCGGACGGGTTCGCCGGCAAGGAGCTGGACGGCGTGCGCAAGGTGCTGGAGGAGCGCGGCGCGACGCTGGAGCTGGTGGGCCCCACGCTGAGCCCGGTGACGAGCCAGGAAGGCCGGGAGGAGCGGCCCCTGCGGACCTTCTCCACGGCGTCCTCCGTCATGTACGACGCCGTCTACGTGCCCGGTGGAGAGAAGAGCGTCGCGGCCCTGCGGCGCGCGCCGCTGGCGGTGGACTTCGTGCGCGAGGCCTACGTGCACTGCAAGGCGCTGGCGCTCTCCGCGGACGCCAACACCTTGCTGGACGCCGCGGGCGTGCGCGACCTGGAGGCGCCGCCGAGCAAGGGCCTGGACGCCACGCGCGGCGTCGTCCGCAGCGCGAAGGTGGAGACGAAGGGCCTCGGCCAGCTCTTCGCCGAGTCCATCGCCCGCCGCCACTGGGAGCGTGAGGCCCCGCCCCCGGCGTAG
- a CDS encoding sodium:solute symporter, translating to MTGLDWLVLGGTIAFIVAWGLWKSRGTATSDEYLRGGRELKWPTIGLAVMATQASAITFLSVPGQAYEDGMRFVQFYFGLPIAMIIISAVFVPIYYRLNVITAYEYLESRFDLKTRLLGAFLFLIQRGLAAGITIYAPAIILSAILGWPLEPTVIVMGAVVILYTVTGGAKAVSQTQKQQMVVMMGGMVVAAIVIIWRLPEHVSFGKAVDVAGAFGRMNVVSFDFDMQDRYNFWSGITGGLFLSLSYFGTDQSQVGRYLSGRSISESRLGLLFNGVLKIPMQFLILFVGILVFAFYQFNTPPLLFNEALRTRVQGTEQAAEYAALESKWEQVQSGKRAEVERYLSAVDSGDVAAGDASRALLQGRAQEASAVRKEAKDLVARALPGAETKDSDYIFISFVKRWLPSGLFGLLIAVILSAAMSSIASELTALGTTTTVDFYRRVFQRNASDRHVLVASKLFTVFWGVVAVGFATFASLLDNLIQAVNILGSIFYGTVLGIFLVAFFVKRVRGHAVFAAAVISQAAVIALFFLSDVGYLWFNVIGCALVVALSLVMQAVLPSGETPAPAPGA from the coding sequence GTGACGGGGCTCGACTGGTTGGTGCTCGGTGGCACCATCGCGTTCATCGTGGCGTGGGGCCTCTGGAAGTCCCGAGGGACGGCCACCAGCGACGAGTACCTGCGCGGCGGCCGTGAGTTGAAGTGGCCCACCATCGGCCTGGCGGTGATGGCCACGCAGGCCAGCGCCATCACGTTCCTCTCCGTCCCCGGACAGGCCTACGAGGACGGGATGCGCTTCGTGCAGTTCTACTTCGGACTGCCGATCGCGATGATCATCATCAGCGCCGTCTTCGTGCCCATCTACTACCGGCTGAATGTCATCACGGCCTATGAGTACCTGGAGTCACGCTTCGACCTGAAGACGCGGCTGTTGGGCGCGTTCCTCTTCCTCATCCAGCGGGGACTCGCGGCCGGCATCACCATCTACGCGCCCGCCATCATCCTCTCCGCCATCCTCGGCTGGCCGCTGGAGCCCACCGTCATCGTCATGGGCGCGGTGGTCATCCTCTACACGGTGACGGGTGGGGCCAAGGCGGTGAGCCAGACGCAGAAGCAGCAGATGGTGGTGATGATGGGCGGCATGGTGGTGGCCGCCATCGTCATCATCTGGCGGCTGCCGGAGCACGTGTCGTTCGGCAAGGCGGTGGACGTCGCGGGTGCCTTCGGCCGGATGAACGTGGTCAGCTTCGACTTCGACATGCAGGACCGCTACAACTTCTGGTCCGGCATCACCGGAGGACTGTTCCTGTCCCTGTCGTACTTCGGCACGGACCAGTCGCAAGTGGGCCGCTATCTCTCCGGCCGCTCCATCTCCGAGAGCCGGCTGGGGCTGCTCTTCAATGGCGTGCTGAAAATCCCGATGCAGTTCCTCATCCTCTTCGTCGGGATTCTCGTCTTCGCCTTCTACCAGTTCAACACGCCGCCGCTGCTCTTCAACGAGGCGCTGCGCACCCGTGTGCAGGGCACAGAGCAGGCGGCTGAGTACGCCGCGCTGGAGTCGAAGTGGGAGCAGGTCCAGTCCGGCAAGCGCGCGGAAGTGGAGCGCTACCTGTCGGCCGTCGATTCAGGCGACGTGGCGGCCGGGGATGCGTCGCGGGCGCTGCTGCAGGGCCGCGCGCAGGAGGCGAGCGCCGTCCGAAAGGAGGCCAAGGACCTGGTGGCCCGCGCGCTGCCGGGCGCGGAGACGAAGGACTCCGACTACATCTTCATCTCCTTCGTGAAGCGCTGGCTGCCCAGCGGCCTGTTCGGCCTGCTCATCGCCGTCATCCTGTCCGCGGCCATGAGCTCCATCGCCAGCGAGCTGACGGCCCTGGGCACGACGACGACGGTGGACTTCTACCGGCGGGTCTTCCAGCGCAACGCTTCCGACCGGCACGTGCTGGTGGCGTCGAAGCTGTTCACCGTGTTCTGGGGCGTCGTCGCGGTGGGCTTCGCGACGTTCGCGTCGCTCTTGGACAACCTCATCCAGGCGGTGAACATCCTGGGCTCCATCTTCTACGGCACGGTGCTGGGCATCTTCCTGGTGGCCTTCTTCGTGAAGCGCGTGCGCGGCCATGCCGTGTTCGCGGCGGCCGTCATCTCCCAGGCGGCGGTGATTGCCCTCTTCTTCCTCTCCGACGTGGGCTACCTCTGGTTCAACGTCATCGGCTGTGCGCTGGTGGTGGCGCTGAGCCTGGTGATGCAGGCCGTCCTGCCGAGCGGCGAGACGCCAGCCCCGGCGCCGGGGGCCTGA
- a CDS encoding PIG-L family deacetylase: MRNLLLGMTLAMSLGIGSKAVAQPPRQLHAGEIAAGLKRLGVTGSVLYVAAHPDDENTRLLAWLVGERGLRAGYLSVTRGDGGQNLIGTEQDALLGLIRTHELLAARRVDGAEQFFTRARDFGYSKSAEEALRIWGHEEVLADVVLAIRRFQPDVIITRFTTEPPNHGHHTASALLAAEAFIAAADPKRFPEQLSEVKPWKADRLLQNASQWWFKPDEDLSRYVKLEVGGYDALLGRSWGEVAAESRSQHKSQGFGQAVDRGPSTEYFTPLAGTLPKRDVFEGLDFSWRRWKGSEAVSRAVAAAAKAFDARAPHRSLPSLVRVHEALTALPDTHPWKAPKLRETEALIAACAGLFLEVRAAAPTGIPGLPVALDVVALNRSPAAVEWVGLTLPGEKPEAVGKALGANVPLKLSRTVTLPTTAPISTPYWLREPVTGGLYTLEGEDRALTGQPEGVPALSVAFEYKVAGRRFRAVRPVVYVWTDPVRGELYRDFEVVPPVTATLAQDVLMFPNGASRAVPVVLAAGMDQVPGTVRMVAPPGWRVEPASVEFKLAARGDERTVTFQVTPPQGSARKGDLFVDVDVGDRAWSWRARSVSYPHIPPLTVRQPSTATVVPLSLATKGKRIGYIPGPGDRVAESLRAVGYEVTLLPEERLAQEKLERFDAILVGVRAFNANTHLTVHRERLLQYVEGGGRLVVQYNTNSRVGPLTSFVGPYPLEIGRDRVTDETAVMTPLRADEPLLRAPNALTAADFEGWVQERGLYFASSWDARYQPVFAMHDAGEAPLQGALLVARHGKGTFVYTGLAFFRQLPAGVPGAYRLLANILSQ, from the coding sequence ATGCGGAACCTGCTCCTCGGAATGACGCTGGCCATGAGCCTTGGAATCGGGTCGAAGGCGGTGGCGCAGCCTCCTCGGCAGCTCCATGCGGGTGAAATCGCGGCGGGCCTGAAGCGGCTCGGTGTGACGGGCAGTGTCCTCTATGTCGCGGCCCACCCGGACGACGAGAACACGCGCTTGCTCGCGTGGCTGGTGGGAGAGCGCGGCCTGCGCGCGGGTTACCTGTCCGTGACGCGCGGCGATGGTGGGCAGAACCTCATCGGCACCGAGCAGGACGCCCTGCTGGGGCTCATCCGCACGCACGAGCTGCTCGCCGCTCGGCGCGTGGACGGCGCGGAGCAGTTCTTCACGCGGGCGCGAGACTTCGGCTACTCGAAGAGCGCGGAAGAGGCGCTGCGCATCTGGGGACATGAAGAGGTGCTGGCGGACGTGGTGCTCGCCATCCGCCGCTTCCAGCCAGACGTCATCATCACCCGCTTCACCACGGAGCCGCCGAACCACGGGCACCACACGGCCTCCGCGCTGCTCGCGGCGGAGGCCTTCATCGCCGCCGCCGACCCGAAGCGCTTCCCCGAGCAGCTCTCCGAGGTGAAGCCATGGAAGGCGGACCGCCTGCTGCAGAACGCCTCCCAGTGGTGGTTCAAGCCCGATGAGGACCTGTCCCGCTACGTGAAGCTGGAGGTGGGCGGCTACGACGCGCTGCTCGGGCGTTCGTGGGGCGAGGTGGCCGCGGAGAGCCGCAGCCAGCACAAGAGCCAGGGCTTCGGTCAGGCCGTGGACCGAGGCCCCAGCACGGAGTACTTCACCCCGCTGGCGGGGACGCTGCCGAAGCGCGACGTGTTCGAGGGGCTCGACTTCTCCTGGAGGCGTTGGAAGGGCTCCGAGGCCGTGTCCCGCGCGGTGGCCGCCGCGGCGAAGGCGTTCGATGCGCGCGCCCCCCACCGCTCCCTTCCCTCGCTCGTCCGCGTCCACGAGGCGCTGACCGCGCTGCCGGACACCCATCCGTGGAAGGCGCCCAAGCTGCGGGAGACGGAGGCGCTCATCGCCGCCTGCGCGGGTCTGTTCCTGGAGGTGCGTGCCGCCGCGCCCACGGGCATCCCGGGGCTGCCGGTGGCGTTGGACGTGGTGGCGCTGAACCGCTCGCCCGCCGCCGTCGAGTGGGTGGGGTTGACGCTGCCGGGCGAGAAGCCCGAGGCCGTGGGGAAGGCGCTGGGGGCGAACGTGCCCTTGAAGCTGTCGCGCACGGTGACGCTGCCGACGACGGCGCCCATCTCCACGCCCTACTGGCTCCGCGAGCCTGTCACGGGAGGGCTCTACACGCTCGAGGGCGAGGACCGCGCGCTCACCGGCCAGCCAGAGGGCGTTCCCGCGCTGTCGGTGGCGTTCGAATACAAGGTCGCGGGCCGGCGCTTCCGCGCGGTGCGTCCGGTGGTCTACGTCTGGACGGACCCGGTGCGCGGCGAGCTCTACCGTGACTTCGAGGTCGTCCCGCCCGTCACCGCCACGCTGGCGCAGGACGTGCTCATGTTCCCCAACGGGGCGTCCCGTGCCGTGCCGGTGGTGCTGGCCGCGGGGATGGACCAGGTGCCGGGTACGGTGCGGATGGTGGCGCCGCCCGGGTGGCGCGTGGAGCCCGCCTCGGTGGAGTTCAAGCTCGCGGCGCGCGGAGACGAGCGCACCGTCACCTTCCAGGTGACGCCGCCCCAGGGCTCGGCGCGGAAGGGTGACCTCTTCGTGGATGTCGACGTGGGGGACCGCGCCTGGTCCTGGCGTGCCCGCTCCGTGTCCTATCCCCACATCCCGCCGCTGACGGTGCGCCAGCCCTCCACGGCCACGGTGGTGCCGCTCTCCCTGGCCACGAAGGGCAAGCGCATCGGCTACATCCCCGGTCCGGGCGACCGCGTCGCGGAGAGCCTGCGCGCGGTGGGTTACGAGGTAACGCTGCTCCCCGAGGAGCGGCTGGCCCAGGAGAAGCTGGAGCGCTTCGACGCCATCCTCGTGGGCGTGCGCGCCTTCAACGCCAACACGCACCTGACCGTCCACCGGGAGCGGCTGCTCCAGTACGTGGAAGGCGGCGGGCGGCTGGTGGTGCAGTACAACACCAACAGCCGCGTGGGGCCGCTCACGTCCTTCGTCGGGCCCTATCCGCTGGAGATTGGCCGCGACCGGGTGACGGATGAGACGGCGGTGATGACGCCGCTCCGCGCCGATGAGCCGCTGCTGCGCGCGCCCAATGCGCTGACGGCCGCGGACTTCGAGGGCTGGGTGCAGGAGCGCGGCCTCTACTTCGCGTCGTCGTGGGACGCTCGCTACCAGCCCGTGTTCGCCATGCACGATGCCGGCGAGGCGCCGCTCCAGGGCGCGCTGCTGGTCGCCCGCCATGGCAAGGGCACGTTCGTCTACACGGGCCTCGCTTTCTTCCGTCAGCTTCCCGCCGGCGTTCCCGGCGCCTACCGCCTGTTGGCCAACATCCTTTCTCAATGA
- the bshC gene encoding bacillithiol biosynthesis cysteine-adding enzyme BshC: protein MHFRWRARRDLLSRHAVTSPFSTAWLRGDASALSFLPDDYRHREARARAVAAAASRAVSPALLDVLGAQNARLAPSPARERNLALLAKPGTVAVVTGQQMGLFLGPLYTLYKAASAIVTARALQEETGRPCVPVFWLQTEDHDLPEIDHCVIPRPGGGPCRLALELPDAATSRAPIAHRHLGPSVLPALATLRAELEAEPHAEEFLSLLERAYRPEATLAGAFTDVLSSLFADEGLVFLDPRDARLAPLAAPVHRFALQEAGALSSVLAARAEALTRAGYTVQVHVRPGSPLSFFSPDALDGPRYRLDPAEAGAWSLVGHPESSAITQDALHAALEREPLRFTTSALLRPLLQDTWLPTAAYVGGPGELAYFAQLAPLYAHAGRPMPLAIPRARFRVLDDRTRRWLGKVGLQPDEVNVPREALLTRLATRDAPESLETPEALEARLFGAFSSELERVAGQVSAVDANLQDALRRTQGTVRVAVSRLTGRYRRALARRDATAAEQVDRLRTVLFPEDAPQERILGLPYFACRIGTRAFTKTVLDACVPFSGDSKDLTP, encoded by the coding sequence GTGCACTTCCGGTGGCGCGCCCGCCGCGACCTGTTATCACGGCATGCCGTGACGTCCCCGTTCTCGACCGCGTGGCTTCGCGGAGATGCGTCCGCGCTCTCCTTCCTTCCCGACGACTATCGACACCGTGAAGCGCGCGCCCGGGCCGTGGCCGCCGCCGCGTCGCGCGCGGTGTCGCCCGCGCTGCTGGACGTCCTCGGTGCGCAGAACGCGCGCCTCGCGCCCAGTCCCGCGCGGGAGCGCAACCTCGCGCTGCTCGCGAAGCCTGGCACCGTGGCGGTGGTGACGGGGCAGCAGATGGGCCTCTTCCTGGGGCCGCTGTACACGCTCTACAAAGCCGCGTCCGCCATCGTCACGGCGCGCGCGCTTCAGGAAGAAACCGGCCGGCCCTGTGTTCCCGTCTTCTGGCTCCAGACGGAGGACCACGACCTCCCGGAGATTGACCACTGTGTCATCCCACGTCCGGGCGGAGGGCCCTGTCGCCTGGCGCTCGAGCTTCCGGATGCAGCAACGTCTCGAGCGCCCATCGCCCACCGCCACCTTGGACCCAGCGTCCTCCCCGCCCTGGCCACCCTCCGCGCCGAGCTGGAAGCAGAGCCCCATGCGGAGGAATTCCTCTCCCTGCTGGAGCGGGCCTACCGCCCTGAAGCCACGCTCGCGGGAGCCTTCACCGACGTCCTGTCCTCCCTCTTCGCCGACGAGGGGCTCGTCTTCCTCGACCCGAGAGACGCACGACTGGCGCCACTCGCCGCGCCCGTGCACCGCTTCGCCCTCCAGGAAGCGGGGGCACTCTCCTCGGTGCTCGCGGCCCGAGCGGAGGCGCTCACCCGCGCGGGCTACACGGTGCAGGTCCATGTCCGTCCGGGCTCGCCGCTCAGCTTCTTCTCACCCGATGCGCTCGATGGCCCGCGCTACCGGCTGGACCCGGCGGAAGCGGGCGCCTGGAGTCTGGTGGGTCACCCGGAAAGCAGCGCCATCACCCAGGACGCGCTGCATGCCGCCCTGGAGCGAGAGCCGCTGCGCTTCACCACGTCCGCGCTGCTGCGCCCCCTCCTCCAGGACACGTGGCTCCCCACGGCCGCGTATGTCGGCGGCCCGGGCGAGCTGGCCTACTTCGCGCAACTGGCGCCGCTCTACGCCCACGCGGGCCGTCCGATGCCGCTCGCCATTCCCCGGGCCCGCTTCCGCGTGCTCGATGACCGCACGCGGCGGTGGCTGGGCAAGGTGGGGCTCCAGCCGGATGAGGTGAACGTGCCGCGCGAAGCGCTGCTCACGCGGCTGGCCACGCGTGATGCCCCGGAGTCGCTGGAGACGCCCGAGGCCCTGGAGGCCCGCCTCTTCGGCGCATTCTCCTCCGAGCTGGAGCGCGTCGCCGGGCAGGTGTCCGCGGTGGACGCGAACCTCCAGGACGCGCTGCGCCGCACCCAGGGCACGGTGCGTGTCGCGGTGTCCCGGCTGACGGGCCGCTACCGCCGCGCGCTCGCCCGGCGTGATGCCACCGCGGCCGAACAGGTGGACCGCCTGCGCACCGTCCTCTTCCCGGAGGACGCGCCCCAGGAGCGGATCCTCGGGCTGCCCTACTTCGCCTGCCGCATCGGGACGCGCGCCTTCACGAAGACGGTGCTGGACGCGTGTGTCCCCTTCTCCGGTGATTCGAAGGACCTGACGCCATGA
- the bshB1 gene encoding bacillithiol biosynthesis deacetylase BshB1 encodes MSATGTAYGIDVLAFGPHPDDVELFCGGLLASMATRGYRTGIVDLTRGEKSSRGTLQSRAEETEAATRALGLAHRENLELPDGWLNPWAGFDTPEPERARTAAVARVVEALRRLRPELVVVPWEQERHPDHEAASALVTRALFFAGVRKFDAEPAAEPFTPRQVLYYPMRHLAEPSVIVDVSAVYERKLAAVHCYASQVMPRPDAPPTLVGSPLSVSSLEARDRFHGAQIGVTHGEPYILREALGLADPLDHFRRNSFAKPLFFPSRT; translated from the coding sequence ATGAGCGCGACCGGCACCGCCTACGGCATCGACGTCCTCGCCTTTGGCCCACACCCGGATGACGTGGAGCTGTTCTGCGGCGGGCTACTGGCGAGCATGGCCACCCGTGGCTACCGCACCGGCATCGTCGACCTGACGCGCGGCGAGAAGAGTTCGCGCGGCACGCTCCAGTCCCGCGCGGAGGAGACGGAAGCCGCCACCCGCGCGCTGGGGCTGGCCCACCGGGAGAACCTGGAGCTGCCCGACGGCTGGCTCAATCCGTGGGCGGGCTTCGACACGCCCGAGCCCGAGCGCGCCCGCACCGCCGCCGTGGCCCGCGTGGTGGAAGCGCTGCGCCGCCTGCGCCCGGAGCTGGTCGTCGTACCCTGGGAGCAGGAGCGCCACCCGGACCACGAGGCCGCCAGTGCGCTGGTGACGCGCGCCCTCTTCTTCGCAGGCGTGCGCAAGTTCGACGCGGAGCCCGCCGCGGAGCCCTTCACGCCGCGGCAGGTCCTCTACTACCCGATGCGGCACCTGGCCGAGCCCAGCGTCATCGTCGACGTCTCCGCCGTCTACGAGCGCAAGCTGGCGGCGGTGCACTGCTATGCCAGCCAGGTGATGCCCCGTCCGGACGCCCCGCCCACGCTGGTGGGCTCACCGCTGTCGGTGTCCTCGCTGGAAGCCCGGGATCGCTTTCATGGCGCGCAGATTGGCGTCACCCACGGCGAGCCCTACATCCTCCGCGAGGCGTTGGGGCTGGCCGACCCGCTCGACCATTTTCGCAGGAATAGCTTCGCCAAGCCCCTGTTCTTCCCGTCACGCACATGA
- the bshA gene encoding N-acetyl-alpha-D-glucosaminyl L-malate synthase BshA, which translates to MNAPLNVAITCFPTFGGSGMVATEIGLAMADRGHRVHFIARDLPVRLHGANRKVVFHEVTESDYPALQQSGTYPIALASKMIEVASYERLDILHVHYAVPHATAAWMAREVLGHKAPRVVTTLHGTDTTLVGIDPSYLPITRFSITRSDAVTVPSAYLRRATWRGFDIPESVPIDVITNFVDTARYAPVRDRACLRALFPALRDHEPVLIHVSNFRPVKRITDVVAIFTEVHRHRPCRLVMVGDGPERSPAERMLREMGLEGRVAFLGKQDRFEELVAASDVFLLPSEQESFGLAALEALSCGVPVVASDLGGIPELVTHGETGFLAPLGDVPAMARHVLTLVEDAERWQGFSHRARAQVLERFQKEPAIDRYEALYRRLLTGPLRR; encoded by the coding sequence ATGAACGCCCCGCTCAACGTGGCCATCACCTGCTTTCCAACCTTCGGTGGCAGCGGCATGGTCGCCACGGAGATTGGCCTCGCGATGGCGGACCGGGGCCACCGCGTCCACTTCATCGCTCGGGACCTGCCGGTCCGCCTCCATGGCGCGAACCGGAAGGTCGTCTTCCACGAGGTGACGGAGAGCGACTACCCGGCGCTCCAGCAGTCCGGCACCTATCCCATCGCGCTGGCCTCCAAAATGATCGAGGTCGCCAGCTACGAGCGCCTGGACATCCTCCACGTCCACTACGCGGTGCCCCACGCCACCGCCGCGTGGATGGCGCGCGAGGTGCTGGGCCACAAGGCGCCGCGAGTCGTCACCACGCTGCACGGGACGGACACCACGCTGGTGGGAATCGACCCCAGCTACCTGCCGATTACGCGCTTCTCCATCACGCGAAGCGACGCGGTGACGGTGCCGTCGGCCTACCTGCGCCGCGCGACGTGGCGGGGCTTCGACATTCCCGAGAGCGTCCCCATCGACGTCATCACCAACTTCGTGGACACCGCCCGCTATGCCCCGGTGCGAGACCGCGCCTGCCTGCGCGCGCTCTTCCCCGCCCTGCGTGACCACGAGCCGGTGCTCATCCACGTCTCCAACTTCCGGCCGGTGAAGCGCATCACCGACGTGGTCGCCATCTTCACCGAGGTCCACCGCCACCGTCCCTGCCGCCTGGTGATGGTGGGAGACGGTCCGGAGCGCTCACCCGCGGAGCGGATGCTGCGGGAGATGGGCCTGGAGGGCCGCGTCGCGTTCCTCGGCAAGCAGGACCGCTTCGAGGAGCTGGTCGCCGCCTCCGACGTCTTCCTGCTCCCCAGCGAGCAGGAGAGCTTCGGGCTCGCCGCGCTGGAAGCGCTCAGCTGCGGCGTTCCCGTGGTGGCCAGCGACCTGGGCGGAATCCCGGAGCTCGTCACGCACGGGGAGACGGGCTTCCTGGCGCCGCTGGGTGACGTCCCGGCCATGGCCCGGCACGTGCTCACATTGGTCGAGGACGCGGAGCGTTGGCAGGGCTTCTCACACCGCGCGCGGGCGCAGGTCCTGGAACGCTTCCAGAAGGAACCCGCCATCGACCGCTACGAGGCGCTCTACCGCCGGCTCCTGACGGGGCCCCTCCGTCGCTGA